The following nucleotide sequence is from Mangifera indica cultivar Alphonso chromosome 1, CATAS_Mindica_2.1, whole genome shotgun sequence.
GTCGTTTTGTCAATAATTACACAAGTGATGGGTTTGTTATATGTCGACAATGGTAGGGGGTAATAGTGGTGTTGTCAATCGTGGCAAGGGATAGTGGTGGTCTATAACTAATGTAAATTTCACTTACCATAAACTAAAATCATTCAACAATTTCAAAGCCTTTTTGGCAGCCAAGTAGAGAGTGAAGCGAATCAATTCATTTCCAAAtctaaatcatttataaaaattcaCTGTTGAGTTTTGTAGAAATTTGGTTGAAGCACAAAAATaaggcaaagaaaaataaataaaaagaactaACATAAATTTCACTTACCATAAACTAAAATCATTCAACAATTTCAAAGCCTTTTTGGCAGCCAAGTAGAGGGTGTAGCGAATCAATTCATTTCCAAAttcaaatcatttattaatagaTTCAGTATTGATTTTTGTAGAGATTtgattaaaacacaaaaataaaacaaagaaaaagaaaacgatGATAAAGAGGAtgtggatttaaaaaaaaaaaaagacaattttgttattttaatattattataagaattttcttgtcgttttcttatttttgttttaaaatataacgaaattatcaataaaacctAATAAAAAGTAGAagtttatcatttttcaacttcaaagacgaatatttgttattttaatatagtttagATGAACATAATCATTCTCTCATGAATAAGCAAACATTAGAAGTGATTATTTTGTAAAAGGGAATAACTAGTTAACAACACAATATTTGGACGAATGAGTAAAAGGAGTAAGACGACATCTAAAggttttgaaatgaaatgatCAAAGTCTTCTTCAACCGTACCGTACTCACATGTGGACACCTCAAGCAATGCTCCCTCAATTTCATACAAAACTTGCATCACTAACCCTAACTACACACTTGTTGTTCCATTCCATTATTTCAACTATCCCAATCTCATGTAAGTACTGGCCCTACTTCACGTGGTCCCTtacaatacataaaaatatatatgtgattttCCTTCTTCaacatttatatgataaaacaaGCATCTATTGTGGAAGAAAAGGTGTCAAAGTAGTGAAGCTTTGCCTCCTTTCTTAAACTCTCTCTTCTCATATTACAAGTAAGGGACCATTTCACTTGGTCCCAGTATTTTTCTTGTTCCTCCCTAGCCCTTAAACTTTACCAACTTTTCACACTTGTAATTTCATGTAGGCTGAATGAATATTTCATACTTGAACTTTGATATATAGACTGAATTTCCTGTTCGAACTGTCagttatatttctttaaaaaatctaataatattttataaatttattgaaaaaatgaaaaatgctCTATATCATTAATGAAGCtaaacaaagttttttttttaatttataaaatttttcatctacCCAAAAACGACATTGTTTCTTTGTTGTTGTCACCAACTAGCCATTCAACTTCCTATGATTGTAGAACAGGCCCTCTCTTTGTGGTCACACTTTCAACCATACACACAAACTTTTTAGCATTATAGCCTTTCTCATTTTTCAaccacaacaaaataaaattgtctatTTGCTCATCTTTGTccataataaaagaaaaacgtCATCATGCTCATCTCTCAtctataacaaaacaaaaaatcaaagaaaaaaagaaaatacttccagaattataagaataaaatatatagtttctgccataaatttgatatgtgttttttattttattattattgaatgaTAACTCTTATTATGTTCactttttttatcaatttttatttcaatttcaaaaagttataaaaaaagatGTATGAATTTGAAGCGATGATGTTCAACATTCACGATAGTTACCTAGAGATGATTGTGAGGGGGCACAAGGCGAGCCTCTCCATGACCTTTGTTTACAACAATTTCTACCATTTTGAAAACATGGATACTATCAAGTTGTATTTCTCTACCATTGAGTAAAATTCCTACCTCCAAAATGGTGggtttgattatttttgttgtcTAATTTGCTTGTATTGTAAGTACTTTTTAGGGTTAATGGAGTCTTAAAGTTGAAAATGTTGTGTTctgattttaattgttttaggtTTAGGTTAAATAAATTAGGATTTCAATGTGTTTATGAGATTTGTTGATTTAACaattttgagttgttttttcgttttttcaatgGCTAAAAAAATGAGGAAGGTGAGGAGAGAGGATAGATAACagttgagagaaaataaagaaaaatataaaattataattgttttataaatgttttagaaaaaattaataaattaactaataaaagaataataaagtatatatattttttaaatatataaatatatacatattcatatatattattattatataattatatttttcttttattttatttaattatataatgatagatataaataatatatacctATATATACGTGCTTTCACGTAATTTTATttagaagatatttttcttagCACTTTCCCCTAACAAGCGGGCGTGCAAGTGTTAATTGTACATCCTAAAATCCAAACGACAACGTTTAAAATGCTTATTTGGTTGGCAGCATCGATTGTGATGATGATAATTAAGGTGTCCCAGTCCCACACCCAGCTTCCTGTGCCAATTGTTTCCATTTTATTTGAACAATCAAGAGACGATACACACGTGCGCCGATGCCCATTTCGAAAGTTGGGCCTATTCATACAGctctataaataaattcatattcatattctacacatacatacatacatacatacatgaaacattttttaatttaaaaatttattaatatttatatattaataatcatgTAATTTGAACCCCTTTTTATATGCTTTGTTTCGTAATCATAATACAACGCGTTTTCccatatattttcaatttctatttttatctttactccaaaaagaaaaaacaaacccCGAGGccttaaaattgtaaaaacaaaatacaaaagaatCTCTCGATGCCGTACTATGACCGGGAAACTGACTCAGCCAGTTTCCCGATTCTTTCCACCAGTTCAGGCGACAGCTTCTTTGTtggttttctttccttttccgGTCGAAAATTAAACCCGAAAGCATCCCAAATCTCCTCCGAGCTCCAACCTGATTTTAGGAGCGTTTCCGAGAACCGATCCGTTTTCAAAAGCAAAGCATCCAAAACCGACTGATTGTCTAACAAAACCATCTCTCCTTCAAAGAACCCCGAAGCTGAAACGTTTACTATATCCACAATGTCGGGTTCGCTCCATCCGCCTTCTCTCAGAACCGACCCGATTTGATTAATGTACTCCTCAACCCACTTCGGTACTTCGGATCTGGGCATATCGAAAAATCTCTCCGGCGACGAAGAAGACGATGATGATGAGTTTCTACGGCGCCGATCAATAGCAGCGTCACTCCAAAACTCCACCCATCTGGGAGTTCTCGACCCGAGACCCGTATCCAAACTTCTCCGCGAAAAATTTGAAGACGATCCGGCTGTCTTTTCACTAACCGATCTCTGCTTTTTAAGAACCAGCGGGTCAGCCTCCGAGCTCCTAAACAGCGACTCACGTTCGAAAAAATCAGATAGATCCAAACCGCAACAAAAAATCCGATTCTCATCAACGAAAAATATTGGGTTACCAGCCAAAGAAGGGTTACAAGGAATGTAGCAATGGTTGAAAATAGGTATTAACAGTGGGGCTCTTTTCAGAGCATTTCTCGCGACACGTAACGCCTTCTCCGGGTCAGCTGGCCTGGGGCCCCAAGATTTGGACCAAAGTGCGTTACGAGCAATTTGGAAACAAATAGCAGCGATCGGAAGATCAAGCGACGCGCGAAGGTGAAGCCGCGCCGAACCGGAAGCGCGCCAGTCAGGGAATCCAGGACCCAAAGGCAAGCCAGCGGAGAGGACGGCGCGAAGGTCAGGAGGGAAAGCGAAGCCAAACTCAGCTTCGGCTCGTGCAAACTCAGCGTCGGATAGACCAGGCTGGACAGGGATTCCTGAGTTCTTTAAATGGGTAATGACTTGATGAGCTAGTGAAGAGAATGAAAGTAGACCGTTGCGAACAGGAAGAGAAGCTGAAGCGGAAGGAGCAGCTGCGCGGGCTGATAAACGGCGTAAGCCAGCTATATGAGCCGGGTTGAGACCGGTCATTCTCCGGTCGACGTCAACCATATTTTGATGAGTGAGGAGTGAGTGGGTTTCAgtagaagagaagagaagagaagagagttTAGTTTGCAAGGAAGGCAAGGTTGGGGTATTTATAGCTATTATGAGTATGGACCCCATTGTAGGCTGTTTTTACTTTTATAGAAGTAAGTGCTTTAGTAATCGAAAAGCAAAGCAAAGCATAGCTGACTACAACGGCTCCTCCCTTGGGTGGATTTTCATATTAAAGCGGTGGTGAGGATTGAGGATCCAAACCCCAATTTAGCAATCATGaattcttctttttattctaCTTCTATGCCTTGCCAACGTTAAAATGACTCATACAAGTAATTAGCATCCTAAGTACCATGTTGATTACTTGCatccaaataaatatttatatccaCCCATTATTAACCGATCATGACCCATTCTTCAactatttccttttatttttcattcatcgGGAGTTGTTGTAATAGATGGTGGTAAGGAgtaaattttgttgatgatacaagtttataattaaattatatttataactaattgtatctttatttgtaaatgcatatatataccaaaataaatatatatttacgatggtaaaattataattaaaaaatattacgcATGTAAACTAATTATAGAAGTCTTATGTTAATGTATAGTAATCATTTTAGATGTTTTTGTGCAATATATGGGtgtatgtaatatatatatgtgtccATCAGACTAATCCACTAAAAGGATTTCATATAGATAGTTGTTCAAATGTCACATAAAACACTAACTATAAAAACAGTGATACATGTGATCTTTTGGTTTAAAGTCAccgaattttattatataagaaTTGATATTGTTTGACACTAATCCAATATATTCCTTGATAAATGATTGTCAAAACAATACTGATTTGTCATATTAAGAGATGTACAAAAGTTATAATAgattaataaaggattcatcactatcagatacaataattaatatttttgataacTTTACTGACAAACATCAATGGTCACTTAAATTTGTTGTCATAGTAGGACaaatttgttgctcaacctaaTATTGTATGGTTGTTGATACAGACATTAGTTAATGTAtgtaaaagattttttgagGTAGCTAGAGACCAATTTTGTGCATCAAACTTGAATAGATATCATATGTGAAAAGATCAAATTGTGTGGTAATTGTATTGTTGAAATGGAAAAGTCAATCGTTGACACCTTATCGATTGAGTAGTCATAATACCTTACCAGAAGTCAAGTGTGGTGTTTCACTATTCAGTTTCAAATCTCGTGAAATTATTTGACTTGAAGTATAAGTATTTATGCTTGAAGGACCAACATTGATTGCATATGACAAGCTAAGACAAGAAATTTTCAAGCTTGCTCGTTTTGCTAATATGGTGTATAAACCTATCATGGTTTATACACTTCTAATCATAGGTGATGATATTTTTAGAACTTATAAAAAGGTTGTTAGaagttcaaattttgaatcatGGAAACAAGTCATGAATAGtgaaatatgatatttacaaaAGAATAAGACTTGGGAATTGGTAGAGTTGCCTAAGCATAAAAGGGCAACTGGGTGcaaatttatatatgcaaagaaaaaaagatttatgTACAAAGAAGATGTTTGACACAAGGCTAGATTGGTACTAAAGTGATACGCCCATATGGAAGAAATTGATTACAATAAAGTGTTTTCTCCAATAgcgaaatattattttgttcatattattCCAACCTTGGTGGCATAGTTCAACTTGGATTAGCTCAATGTTGAAAAAAGCCACAAATCCACATAGTGATTTAAAAGAGGAAATCTACGTGACTCAACTATATGGTTATAGGGTTATTGGTAAGGAAAAATAGGtttgcaaatttaaaaaacaaaaatcgcTAATAAATTGAAGTAGTCACCAGTCACCAAAATAATAGCATAAACATTTTGATCAGTGTATCATGAGCTATGGATACATAAGAAATTGGTTTGATAAATGTGTGTACATTCGCAAGCTACAAGATGgttctttcatttatttactCTTTTATGTTGATAACTTATAATAGCAAGTCAAAAATTGATGCATTAATATTTTAGTTGAATCAagattttgaaatgaaagatttgggtGAAGCCAAGAAGGTTCTTGGCATGCAAATTTGCATAAACAAAGCAAGAGGTAAGGTTAGTCTAACTCAAAAGTAgtattttaagaatattttacaatattttggCATCCATGATCAGTCAAAACTTATAAGTACACCACTTGCTTCTCATTTCAAACTTAGTGCATCATTATCGTTGAATACTGATATAAAACGAAAATATGTCTCAAAAGTTTCATACTTCTACTATAATGGATAGCTTGATACATGCAGTGGTTtgtataaaacaaaatatattgaGCAAGTATGTGGAAAATCCTGGTAAAGGGACATTGGCAAGCTATAAGGTGGATTCTACATTACATTTTAGGTACTAGTGAGTTAGAAGTTCACTTTATAGTCTACAATTACTCTGTCAACCACAAAAGCAAAATACATGACAATTTTAGAGGTTGTAAAAGAGAGAATTTGGCTTAAGAGGTTGCTTGAGAACTTTGGAGTTGTTTTAAAGCATATTAGTGTGTATTTGTGACAGTTGAAGTGTTATTCATTTGGTTAAGAATCAAGTTTTTCATGTATATACAAAACACATGGACGTTAAGTTTCACTTTGTATagaattatattgaaattgGAAAAATGGTTCTTCAAAAGAATAGAATGGAAGATAATCCTGCAAATTTGTTGATTAAGCTATGTAATGACAAGGCTCAAGTTCGTCCATTATTTGAACTTGATGAATATCATCAAGTTTGACAAGGTTTGGTGTATAGCACAAATGAGCCTTTTTTTGTAAGGTTATGATGATGAGTTTGCATTTGAGAGGATATTTGGACAATGAAAACTATTTGACATATGAACCGTCTCATTAAGGTGGAGTTGTTTTTTCTTATGGTTTTTTCCAATGTGAAgattattgataaaaatgactaaaaatatattgttcATGAAATTCTAATTTATGTCTCATATAGAATAGTTAATAAGTTGTTGTTGTTAGCTACATATCGTTGAGATAGTATTCTACAAATTAGTAAGGATTTacctaattaaattttttggtaAATGTCTTAAGCATGTAAgataatttttacaaaatgtTGTAATCCTCGTAGAAAGTGAATTAATCATTATAACCCAAAGATGAAAGCACATTTGTAATGTgctctttattttaaattttactcaatatttccgaatattaataaatgattccACTACaaaatagtataattttatattattctccTTTTTAGCACAACCAAGGCTACCTACAATCGTATAAATTATATAGGTACAACTTATTATAAACTCATTAAATTTTGCAAGATTGTTCACTATTGTTGGtggaaaaatatataatctcaATCCCCACTaggaaataaaatgatgattgaATGTATTGTTAGGAAATATCACATTTACACTTTGCATCACATATCCCATGCAATCATTTTTTTGTCGTAGTTTTGAACTAATTCTCAATCTTAAGAGAGTATTTGTCTGAGAGTAATCAAATATtgttctaataatttattttttattactaatattttgttagtaataaaatattttgataattttttactatcaataatgatgtgataaataatatagaaagtAATCTTATTACCATAttggatattaaaatattaacgaaataattttataactatatttttatttattaactttttagaaaaaaataatctcattttcaattaatataacaagtaatataaaaaatattttaaaatatttatacccAAACGTATTTGAGTAAAACaatatactagtattattttattacatcaaactaaatacaataattatttatatttaccaattcttattaaattttatcaaacatagtaataatttacaCTCAATAATTttcttggtaatttatcttcaagataatcttttaattttagtaataaaacattacttaaaCCAAACGTATCCTAAGTGGTACAggaaatacttttttttttctataattttttgtgtCCTTTTACTCTATGGgattaatattcttaatttatatatatatataaaagaaaacgGTTCATGATTTATTAGGAACAAATAATTAGAAAGTGGAATCGGATCAAGAAGTTGTTGATGAGAGGATAATAAATTAGGAAGAGGATGAAGTGAATATGAACGTGAGTGCGGTtggaaagcaagaaagaaaataagagatTGGACAAATGACATACTTTAAGTCTACTTGTTTGGTGTGGTCACATGCCccaaatttttacttttcatcttccttatttatttattaataacacAAGCACCTGCAACTGCAACACCTCTTATCCTGATAGTATAGCTCCAAAGCAGGCAACCGCCGGCTCTTCCTCTTGTGTAAAAACAAAATCccagttcttttttttttcctcaattcTTGACTTAAACTATTAACTGTCAGGATTCTTAAACGGCTAATTTCTCAGGTTGACCACCTAATTCAAACTCAAAGCCACCGCCATGTGAGtggaatttattttatttaacctggaaattttcttttattattataatcaaagTTGCAACATTTTTCTTTCCTAGCCACATCCctttcaaaatcaatttgttTTGTAATGAATGGGAGCTCAATATCATAATACCCAGCAACAGTTTGAAGAATGCAATTGTCTTGTATAAGAAATCAGGAGGGTCCATGGAAACAGGGAAATGAAGCCAGATCCATACAAGTGCTTCTACATTTGGTGGGCAATATTGCTTGGTTGTCTTCGTCAATCTTCTGAACTTTCTATTTCATGTTCCCTCTCATGGCTTCGACGAGTCAAGCTTTTGTTTCTCTAACCACCGAATAGTCACCTCATCAATCTAATTCAATCAGATTTATGGTGTCgatttttttataagttcaTTTTCACACTTAATTCGACCACCAGCATGCACTGACAGTGATACTATTCGACTTCAATTTGGGGACCCTATATAACATTAGAAATGccaaaaagcaaaaagaaaaaaaattcaaaaattctttaatcTTATCTATATACTTCAACACATCACAAACTAAGCTTGAAAAGCAACCCATGTTCATTTTCTGGTTAGAAATtcattattcctttttttttttttttagggaaaGCAACCCATCATGTATTTACAATTGTATATTTATGTGAAAGAATATGACCTATAAAGCTGGCTGTAGTTGCGATGGTTTCATGGGTCTTAATGGAATTTGGTTGCATTAACTTATTGTCCATagtggaaataaaaaaaatcttgtacGCAATATATTTCCTCTTGCCCACGCATAAAATTATGGTGCCAAACAAGTAGGCTACATTGAAACTACAGGTAGTataccatattttttattttattcagggagaaatgaaaataaggaaaaaaaaaagaaaaaaagtatttttgttctaaaatataattattatttgtactaTACCATTTAActgttaaaactaataattaattttaagggtaggatgaaaaaataactttttaaatataaaggtgGGAATATGCTGTTTTATCATatattgggtgggaaatagtcatttaacctagttttatattgttttttgaGTTTTAGGTTTGCTAAGcacatgcataaatatatacaagaatctatttataatatgattttttttaaccaattaataaagataaatttgcagaacaaaaaggaatataatttgaattgggTCAATGGCGATTAtgatgataatataatatttgagtgATTAATTATAAGAGAGGAATGCAAATGCATGCTtagaagaataaaatcattttgtAGGGCAAGGATATAACctagtatatattattatttgaatatattaatcaaaGAGAGATACACCAGCCCATGTGCTCCATCAATGTTTTAGCTAAGTCTTTACTGGATAAAGGTAATTGATCCAAGTGGGTATTCAAAGAAATGAATCGGATTCATTGCCTCattgtttacaaatttttttttttaaaaaagttattttaaatgCTAAATAAAATACAGACGTAAAGATGgactttcatttttaataaagcAAAACcctattcaaattgaatcatctctttgaatagattttaaatgtctaattttaatatcaatcCAAATCCCTCCACTCAGGGATTTCACTTAAGTTATTATTGGAAACTTGTAAAGAGGGATCTCTATTGTAATTGATTGATGAGACTTTTTCTGTATAggttgataatagaaaattgtagTTTCTAAGTTAGAAAGTGATGAAAATACGTAGACAGCAAGCAATAGATGATTCTTTCACCCAATTACACAAATTGTGAAGAAAGCTTTTGGGTTGATATAAAAAGAGGAtcaaagtgaaagaaaatttaaagtTGATGAATAGGGTGAAGGTGTGGTCATATGTGAGTTCATGGGGTGGTCTTTCTCTTTCTGTCGCTCTCAAATCCAAGCAACAGATATTCTGTGTAAAAGAAAAGTCAGATATGAGTGTAGATAATAGGTAGAGAGAGatgaatatgtattttatatgaaGAAAGAAATGAGAAGCGTGCGTGTGGTAAGGAAAGAATGGAATAAAGTAATTAGGGTTTAGAATTAGATGTATAGGTTTTGATTgcctttttatttcatttttctgatgCATCAAACAGAAAAAGAAGATAAGTAGTTTGTACACGGgatgcaaaatttaaaaagaccCGGGTACAGAAAGTTGTTTCTAAAGCAATTGGATTCCACACAAAGTTGTTTCTTCAggcaaagaaaaagaaaacctgATGAGAATCTAGATGTGATATTTAATTGGTATCACCGCCCAAAACAGAAATATGAAGAAACATTTtggagttttatttttttttcaagttttttgcttttttataaTAAGGGGCTTCGTTTGTATTTCTTAGATGAATAAATTTAAGGATTAATGATTGAGTTTAGATAATCGAAAACTCCACCCGTATTTGTTAGACAAATAAAGCTAGGCACAATGATTATATTTGGATAACTAAAGACTCTACCCTCCATTCGTATTTATTGGATAAATAAAGCCAGACACAATGATTAGATTTGGATAACCGAAGACTCCATTCATATTTGTTGGACAAGTAAAGTCAGAGCACagtgataatatatcaaataaaccaagatttcacaaatataataaaagttcaacgatggatttttatttttaaaaggccaaaggattatttccgacccaaagtatgttgttatctcaagttttcatctgttaattttgaaaaactcgTTTACTCATCCatagactgttaaaattaactgtttaaagggtaaaattgttattttatcaataatattaaaaataaattaaaattttatcttttttctcctcctaactcctaaaaattaacaattccctctaagtcaagtttgaagAAATAACATTCCCTCctctagagttt
It contains:
- the LOC123212126 gene encoding uncharacterized protein LOC123212126, which encodes MGSILIIAINTPTLPSLQTKLSSLLFSSTETHSLLTHQNMVDVDRRMTGLNPAHIAGLRRLSARAAAPSASASLPVRNGLLSFSSLAHQVITHLKNSGIPVQPGLSDAEFARAEAEFGFAFPPDLRAVLSAGLPLGPGFPDWRASGSARLHLRASLDLPIAAICFQIARNALWSKSWGPRPADPEKALRVARNALKRAPLLIPIFNHCYIPCNPSLAGNPIFFVDENRIFCCGLDLSDFFERESLFRSSEADPLVLKKQRSVSEKTAGSSSNFSRRSLDTGLGSRTPRWVEFWSDAAIDRRRRNSSSSSSSSPERFFDMPRSEVPKWVEEYINQIGSVLREGGWSEPDIVDIVNVSASGFFEGEMVLLDNQSVLDALLLKTDRFSETLLKSGWSSEEIWDAFGFNFRPEKERKPTKKLSPELVERIGKLAESVSRS